In one Umezawaea sp. Da 62-37 genomic region, the following are encoded:
- a CDS encoding alpha-glucosidase/alpha-galactosidase: protein MLTIAFIGAGSVEFTRQLLRDLLSFPELADVTIGLHDIDGERLAVAEALARHTAEACGAKPHVVASLSRRKVLEGADVVINMVAVGGHAATLTDFDVPESFGVRQTIGDTLGIGGIFRALRTFPLLEGLAADILAVCPDAWLLNYTNPMAMNIQYLAAVAPKVKAVGLCHSVYWTIRDLSGLVGVPYEEVDFLSAGVNHQAWILRWQHEGRDLYPALDEAIAADPELARRVRVDMYRRLGHYPTETSEHSSEYVPWYLGHDSEIERLRIPVRDYAGISAANLAEYEGLRDRIGAGGTPPPVLDEDATEYAPQVVHSLVTGTRRTIQVNTVNHGLIDNLPAGAAVEVPATLDRLGVHPHRVGALPPQLAALNRGFLNVVELTVAAAVEGDPAHVRHAAMVDPATAAALTVDRIWDLCAAMTAAHGDLLPPALRGT from the coding sequence ATGCTCACCATCGCGTTCATCGGCGCGGGCTCCGTCGAGTTCACGCGCCAACTCCTCCGCGACCTCCTGTCGTTCCCCGAACTCGCGGACGTCACCATCGGCCTGCACGACATCGACGGCGAACGGCTCGCGGTCGCCGAGGCGCTGGCCCGGCACACCGCCGAGGCGTGCGGGGCCAAGCCCCACGTCGTCGCCTCGCTGTCCCGCCGCAAGGTGCTGGAGGGCGCGGACGTCGTGATCAACATGGTCGCGGTCGGCGGCCACGCCGCCACCCTGACCGACTTCGACGTCCCCGAGTCGTTCGGGGTGCGGCAGACGATCGGCGACACCCTCGGCATCGGCGGCATCTTCCGCGCCCTGCGGACGTTCCCGCTGCTGGAGGGGCTGGCCGCCGACATCCTCGCGGTCTGCCCGGACGCCTGGCTGCTCAACTACACCAACCCGATGGCGATGAACATCCAGTACCTCGCCGCGGTCGCGCCGAAGGTGAAGGCCGTCGGGCTGTGCCACTCCGTGTACTGGACGATCCGCGACCTCAGCGGGCTGGTCGGCGTGCCTTACGAGGAGGTCGACTTCCTGTCCGCGGGCGTCAACCACCAGGCGTGGATCCTGCGGTGGCAGCACGAGGGGCGCGACCTCTACCCGGCGCTCGACGAGGCGATCGCCGCCGACCCCGAGCTGGCCCGGCGGGTGCGCGTGGACATGTACCGCAGGCTCGGCCACTACCCGACGGAGACCAGCGAGCACTCCTCCGAGTACGTGCCGTGGTACCTGGGGCACGACTCCGAGATCGAGCGGCTGCGCATCCCCGTCCGGGACTACGCGGGGATCAGCGCGGCGAACCTCGCCGAGTACGAGGGGCTGCGCGACCGGATCGGCGCGGGCGGAACCCCGCCGCCGGTCCTCGACGAGGACGCCACCGAGTACGCCCCGCAGGTCGTGCACAGCCTGGTCACGGGTACGCGCCGCACGATCCAGGTGAACACGGTCAACCACGGCCTGATCGACAACCTGCCCGCGGGGGCGGCCGTGGAGGTGCCCGCGACGCTGGACCGCCTCGGCGTGCACCCGCACCGCGTCGGCGCGCTCCCGCCCCAGTTGGCAGCGCTCAACCGCGGCTTCCTCAACGTGGTCGAGCTGACCGTGGCGGCGGCCGTGGAAGGCGATCCCGCGCACGTCCGGCACGCCGCGATGGTCGATCCGGCGACGGCCGCCGCGCTGACCGTCGACCGGATCTGGGACCTGTGCGCGGCGATGACCGCCGCCCACGGCGACCTGCTGCCCCCGGCCCTGCGGGGCACGTGA
- a CDS encoding class II fructose-bisphosphate aldolase, with product MPLVPLRDLLDRAAPTAAFNVIQIEHAEAIAAAADETGAPVVLQISENAVRYHGSLAPISRAALAIAAGASSPVAVHLDHATSEDLIREAVDLGFGSVMFDGSALGHDENVARTAAVVLRCHGYGVSVEAELGEIGGKNGVHEPGTRTDPDDAARYVEATGVDALAVAVGSSHAMLTRTATLDFDLIARLREAVPVPLVLHGSSGVADEHLAAAVRAGMRKINIATQLNKFFTAAIRAGLGDDPVLVDPRRYLGAGREAMAVEVARLIRVLEGR from the coding sequence ATGCCGCTGGTTCCGCTCCGGGACTTGCTCGACCGGGCCGCGCCCACCGCGGCGTTCAACGTGATCCAGATCGAGCACGCGGAGGCCATCGCCGCCGCGGCCGACGAGACGGGCGCCCCCGTGGTGCTCCAGATCAGCGAGAACGCCGTCCGCTACCACGGTTCGCTGGCGCCGATCAGCCGCGCCGCGCTCGCCATCGCCGCGGGGGCGTCCTCGCCCGTCGCCGTGCACCTCGACCACGCCACCTCCGAGGACCTGATCCGCGAGGCCGTCGACCTGGGCTTCGGCTCGGTCATGTTCGACGGGTCCGCGCTCGGCCACGACGAGAACGTGGCCCGCACCGCCGCCGTGGTGCTGCGCTGCCACGGGTACGGCGTGTCGGTCGAGGCCGAACTCGGCGAGATCGGCGGGAAGAACGGCGTGCACGAGCCGGGCACGCGCACCGACCCCGACGACGCCGCCCGCTACGTCGAGGCGACCGGGGTGGACGCGCTCGCCGTGGCCGTCGGGTCGTCGCACGCGATGCTCACCCGCACCGCCACGCTGGACTTCGACCTCATCGCGCGGCTGCGGGAGGCCGTGCCGGTGCCGCTGGTGCTGCACGGCTCGTCCGGCGTGGCCGACGAGCACCTGGCGGCGGCGGTCCGCGCGGGGATGCGGAAGATCAACATCGCCACCCAGCTCAACAAGTTCTTCACCGCGGCGATCAGGGCCGGGCTCGGGGACGATCCCGTCCTCGTCGACCCCCGGCGCTACCTCGGCGCGGGCCGCGAGGCCATGGCCGTCGAGGTGGCCCGCCTCATCCGCGTACTGGAAGGTCGGTAG
- a CDS encoding hexose kinase, with translation MRALTVTLNAALDVTYPVDRLTAGATHRVGEPAIRAGGKGVNVARVLRALDVAVVATGLAGGCAGMLLGADLVAAGVPEAMFPIEGETRRTVAVVEESGEATMFAEPGPGVTAVEWAGFLRLYRRLAAESDLVVLSGSLPKGVPADAYATLVRAADVPVLLDADGPALAAGAAAGPAVITPNRLELLAAGGDGDPLALGAAAAVVSDGPAGMTAYTADGVWTATPVESVVGNPTGAGDAAVAALVACWHLPWPERLANAVALSAAAVRSPLAGDFDRDFYEDRKTRVRPRRVIEE, from the coding sequence GTGCGGGCACTCACCGTCACGCTCAACGCGGCCCTCGACGTGACCTACCCGGTCGACCGGCTCACCGCGGGCGCCACCCACCGGGTCGGCGAACCCGCCATCCGGGCGGGCGGCAAGGGCGTCAACGTCGCCAGGGTCCTGCGGGCGCTCGACGTGGCCGTCGTCGCGACCGGCCTGGCCGGGGGCTGCGCCGGGATGCTGCTCGGCGCCGACCTCGTCGCGGCGGGCGTGCCCGAGGCGATGTTCCCGATCGAGGGGGAGACCCGCCGGACGGTGGCCGTCGTCGAGGAGTCCGGCGAGGCGACGATGTTCGCCGAGCCGGGACCGGGCGTCACCGCGGTCGAGTGGGCCGGGTTCCTCCGGCTCTACCGGCGGCTGGCCGCCGAGTCCGACCTGGTCGTGCTGTCCGGGTCCCTGCCGAAGGGCGTACCCGCCGACGCCTACGCCACGCTCGTCCGCGCCGCCGACGTCCCCGTGCTGCTCGACGCGGACGGGCCCGCGCTGGCGGCGGGCGCCGCGGCCGGACCCGCGGTGATCACGCCCAACAGGCTGGAACTGCTCGCCGCGGGCGGCGACGGGGATCCGCTGGCGCTCGGTGCCGCCGCCGCGGTGGTGTCGGACGGCCCGGCCGGGATGACCGCCTACACCGCCGACGGCGTGTGGACCGCGACGCCGGTCGAGTCCGTGGTCGGCAACCCGACCGGAGCCGGGGACGCGGCCGTCGCCGCGCTGGTCGCCTGCTGGCACCTGCCCTGGCCGGAACGCCTGGCCAACGCCGTCGCCCTGTCGGCCGCCGCCGTCCGGTCCCCGCTGGCCGGGGACTTCGACCGCGACTTCTACGAGGACCGCAAGACCCGTGTTCGACCGCGCCGAGTGATCGAGGAGTAG
- a CDS encoding sugar isomerase, whose product MRVQPQPSGDQSDEVSGRLHTTGEIASQPACWRRAAEVAADPATVRALPRRGERVAVVGCGTSLFMAQAYARLREDAGHGETDAFAASEMPAGRVYDRVVALTRSGTTTEILEILARLRTDSPSTPTTAIIADPETPVMALAGDVVVLDFADERSVVQTRFATTAVALLRAHLGESLDRAVADAERALAEPLPAGVAQREQFTFLGAAWTTGLAAEAALKMREASLSWAESYPAAEYRHGPIAITDARSAVWVLGTPPTGLDRQVGATGGLWIARDRDPLAELVAIHRLAVEVALGRGLNPDTPRHLTRSVILRSTA is encoded by the coding sequence ATGCGCGTACAGCCTCAGCCGTCCGGTGATCAGTCCGACGAGGTGTCCGGCCGCCTCCACACCACCGGCGAGATCGCCTCGCAGCCCGCCTGCTGGCGACGGGCCGCCGAGGTCGCCGCCGACCCCGCGACCGTGCGGGCGCTGCCGCGGCGGGGCGAGCGCGTCGCCGTGGTCGGCTGCGGCACGTCGCTGTTCATGGCGCAGGCCTACGCCCGGCTGCGCGAGGACGCCGGGCACGGCGAGACCGACGCCTTCGCGGCCTCGGAGATGCCCGCGGGCCGCGTCTACGACCGCGTCGTGGCGCTGACCAGGTCGGGAACGACCACCGAGATCCTGGAGATCCTCGCGAGGCTGCGGACGGACTCGCCCTCGACGCCCACGACGGCGATCATCGCCGATCCGGAGACCCCGGTCATGGCGCTGGCGGGCGACGTCGTCGTGCTCGACTTCGCCGACGAGCGGTCCGTCGTGCAGACCCGGTTCGCCACGACGGCGGTCGCACTGCTGCGGGCCCACCTCGGCGAGAGCCTCGACCGCGCCGTCGCCGACGCCGAGCGCGCGCTGGCCGAACCGCTGCCCGCCGGGGTCGCCCAGCGCGAGCAGTTCACGTTCCTGGGCGCCGCGTGGACCACCGGTCTGGCGGCGGAGGCGGCGCTCAAGATGAGGGAGGCGTCCCTGAGCTGGGCCGAGTCCTACCCGGCCGCGGAGTACCGGCACGGTCCCATCGCGATCACCGACGCGCGCTCGGCGGTGTGGGTGCTCGGCACACCGCCCACCGGCCTCGACCGGCAGGTCGGCGCCACCGGCGGCCTGTGGATCGCCCGCGACCGGGACCCGCTGGCCGAGCTGGTGGCCATCCACCGGCTGGCGGTGGAGGTCGCGCTCGGGCGTGGGCTCAACCCCGACACCCCGCGCCACCTGACCCGGTCGGTCATCCTGCGCAGCACCGCCTGA
- a CDS encoding carbohydrate ABC transporter permease — protein sequence MTTLRLHRRRRRPSALHLILLPLSLIMIAPLVWMVMVSFSTPAESRRFPPGLPSGLEWHNYADAWNDVPLGSWLYNSTVVSVVCVVGNIVLCSLAGYAFARIRFLGGRVAFLAILATLMVPFQIVMLPLLIMVREVGLSDTLGALIAPNLATAFGVFLMRQFFMTVPRELEEAARIDGAGRLRILAQVLLPLMRPTLATLAVLTFLQTWNDFLWPLIAIHSPGNMTVQIGLQSFQGSHTTNWPKLMAGTVLSQLPVLLVFFVAQRFFVRSIASVGIK from the coding sequence ATGACCACGCTCCGGCTCCACCGACGCCGACGCCGCCCCAGCGCGCTGCACCTGATCCTGCTGCCGCTGTCGCTGATCATGATCGCGCCGCTGGTGTGGATGGTGATGGTCTCCTTCTCCACGCCCGCGGAGTCGCGGCGCTTCCCGCCCGGCCTGCCGAGCGGGCTGGAGTGGCACAACTACGCCGACGCGTGGAACGACGTCCCGCTGGGCTCGTGGCTCTACAACAGCACGGTGGTGTCCGTCGTCTGCGTGGTCGGCAACATCGTGCTCTGCTCGCTGGCGGGCTACGCGTTCGCGCGCATCCGGTTCCTCGGCGGCCGGGTGGCGTTCCTGGCGATCCTGGCGACGCTCATGGTGCCGTTCCAGATCGTCATGCTGCCGCTGCTGATCATGGTCCGCGAGGTGGGCCTGAGCGACACGCTCGGCGCGCTGATCGCGCCCAACCTGGCCACCGCGTTCGGCGTGTTCCTCATGCGGCAGTTCTTCATGACCGTGCCGAGGGAGCTGGAGGAGGCGGCCCGGATCGACGGTGCGGGCAGGCTGCGGATCCTGGCGCAGGTCCTGCTCCCGCTGATGCGCCCGACCCTGGCCACGCTCGCGGTGCTCACGTTCCTGCAGACGTGGAACGACTTCCTCTGGCCGCTGATCGCGATCCACAGCCCCGGCAACATGACGGTGCAGATCGGGTTGCAGAGCTTCCAGGGCTCCCACACGACGAACTGGCCCAAGCTCATGGCGGGAACGGTGCTGAGCCAGTTGCCCGTGCTGCTCGTCTTCTTCGTGGCGCAGCGCTTCTTCGTGCGGTCCATCGCGTCCGTCGGGATCAAGTAG
- a CDS encoding sugar ABC transporter permease, which yields MTAVLAPPPRGPVRDRRGPRPRRVRTADHLAGWGFAAPAMVVIGLFGLVPVVWSFVLSFQTTDLTSPGTFAGGANYAKLAQDPLFWDAGRRTLIYTALFVPITMVLALPIAVLLNQKIRGITLYRMAVFVPLVTSTVATGIVFSWLTNPQFGLVNALLQGVGLPKQGFFQDPGQALYVLVGMTIWGWLGFAVIIFLAALQNVPQDLMEASALDGCSRFQSFWHVELPQAAPASGFLLVWLSINGLQLFDEVYVTTKGGPLRATTVLVYHLYNEAFVSFDGGYAAAIGCVVFLVILVFTVVQLAFNRRTSQFEAR from the coding sequence GTGACCGCTGTCCTCGCACCGCCGCCGCGGGGACCGGTGCGCGACAGGCGCGGGCCCCGCCCCCGGCGGGTCCGCACGGCCGACCACCTGGCCGGGTGGGGGTTCGCGGCTCCCGCGATGGTGGTGATCGGCCTGTTCGGGCTGGTGCCCGTCGTCTGGTCGTTCGTGCTGTCCTTCCAGACGACCGACCTCACCTCGCCCGGCACGTTCGCGGGCGGCGCGAACTACGCCAAGCTCGCCCAGGACCCGCTGTTCTGGGACGCCGGGCGCAGGACGCTGATCTACACGGCCCTTTTCGTGCCGATCACGATGGTGCTCGCCCTGCCCATAGCGGTGCTGCTCAACCAGAAGATCCGCGGCATCACCCTGTACCGGATGGCGGTGTTCGTCCCGCTGGTGACCTCCACGGTCGCCACCGGCATCGTGTTCAGCTGGCTGACCAACCCCCAGTTCGGGTTGGTGAACGCCCTGCTCCAGGGGGTCGGCCTGCCCAAGCAGGGCTTCTTCCAGGACCCCGGCCAGGCGCTGTACGTCCTGGTGGGCATGACGATCTGGGGTTGGCTGGGCTTCGCGGTGATCATCTTCCTGGCCGCCCTGCAGAACGTCCCCCAGGACCTGATGGAGGCCTCCGCGCTCGACGGGTGCAGCCGCTTCCAGTCCTTCTGGCACGTGGAGCTGCCGCAGGCGGCGCCAGCGTCCGGGTTCCTGCTGGTGTGGCTCTCGATCAACGGGTTGCAGCTGTTCGACGAGGTCTACGTGACCACCAAGGGCGGTCCGCTGCGGGCGACCACCGTGCTCGTCTACCACCTCTACAACGAGGCCTTCGTCAGCTTCGACGGCGGCTACGCCGCGGCCATCGGCTGCGTGGTGTTCCTGGTGATCCTGGTGTTCACCGTCGTCCAGCTCGCGTTCAACCGCCGCACCTCCCAATTCGAGGCCCGATGA
- a CDS encoding ABC transporter substrate-binding protein — translation MTQGRGLSRRAALTLAATLALTAACGGGKSGSGGGDKVTVWHGYTDQEGEALTKLADRWNSEHPDNQVEMVFNGGNDNVLQKTLAAFVAGNPPTVAYQFGSSLSGLAERPQTQDLTSLIRDDKDFDWDDLFAAGREASTVNGKIYGVPALVDNLSLVYNKKLFDEAGIAYPTETWTWEDFRSAAAKLTVSGDRFGWSYSNDGSEDTVWRFLALLWQAGGDLLSADGKKSAFDSDAGKQAMQLLRDMAVEDKSVYLDTGDQQYVNLFNSGRIGMLWTGPWDLSGINEDVSYGVQFLPGKVTHATIAGPDTYVVFGDNGKAESWPFLKWLLSPQIHLEFAMETGHLPIRQSELELPDYAKFEEKYPGNKVFVDNLAKNVSKARPNIPQYPEISQALGTAVQSVLLGEAQPADALAAARTKVDEILAGS, via the coding sequence ATGACACAGGGACGCGGACTGAGTCGGCGGGCGGCCCTGACCTTGGCGGCCACGCTCGCGCTGACCGCGGCCTGTGGAGGCGGCAAGAGCGGTTCCGGTGGTGGCGACAAGGTGACGGTGTGGCACGGCTACACCGACCAGGAGGGCGAGGCGCTCACCAAGCTGGCCGACCGCTGGAACTCCGAGCACCCCGACAACCAGGTCGAGATGGTGTTCAACGGCGGCAACGACAACGTCCTGCAGAAGACGCTGGCCGCGTTCGTGGCGGGCAACCCGCCGACCGTGGCCTACCAGTTCGGCTCCTCGCTCTCCGGCCTCGCCGAGCGCCCGCAGACCCAGGACCTGACGTCGCTGATCCGCGACGACAAGGACTTCGACTGGGACGACCTGTTCGCGGCGGGCCGCGAGGCCTCGACCGTGAACGGCAAGATCTACGGCGTCCCCGCGCTCGTCGACAACCTCTCCCTGGTCTACAACAAGAAGCTCTTCGACGAGGCGGGCATCGCCTACCCGACGGAGACGTGGACCTGGGAGGACTTCCGCTCGGCGGCGGCGAAGCTGACGGTCTCCGGCGACCGGTTCGGCTGGTCCTACTCCAACGACGGCTCCGAGGACACGGTCTGGCGCTTCCTCGCCCTGCTCTGGCAGGCGGGCGGCGACCTGCTCTCGGCGGACGGGAAGAAGTCCGCGTTCGACTCGGACGCGGGCAAGCAGGCCATGCAGCTGCTGCGCGACATGGCGGTCGAGGACAAGTCCGTCTACCTCGACACCGGCGACCAGCAGTACGTCAACCTCTTCAACTCCGGCCGGATCGGCATGCTCTGGACCGGCCCGTGGGACCTGAGCGGCATCAACGAGGACGTGTCCTACGGCGTGCAGTTCCTGCCCGGCAAGGTCACCCACGCCACGATCGCGGGCCCCGACACGTACGTGGTGTTCGGCGACAACGGGAAGGCCGAGTCGTGGCCGTTCCTGAAGTGGCTGCTGTCGCCGCAGATCCACCTCGAGTTCGCGATGGAGACCGGCCACCTGCCGATCCGCCAGTCCGAGCTGGAGCTGCCCGACTACGCGAAGTTCGAGGAGAAGTACCCCGGCAACAAGGTGTTCGTCGACAACCTCGCGAAGAACGTGTCGAAGGCGCGGCCCAACATCCCGCAGTACCCGGAGATCTCGCAGGCGCTCGGCACCGCGGTGCAGTCGGTCCTGCTGGGCGAGGCGCAGCCCGCCGACGCGCTGGCCGCCGCCCGCACCAAGGTCGACGAGATCCTGGCCGGCTCGTGA
- a CDS encoding endo alpha-1,4 polygalactosaminidase has translation MTSLVVVLCATGATAQAAPQPLADDPGATAIQLPPLPGILDYQLGAAYTPPAGVTIVTRDSTASPAAGIYNICYVNGFQTQPEEHDLWLNQRKDLLVTGSNGKPIVDPEWPDEFILDTSTATKRTRLAAIADEAITRCSQRGFKGLEIDNLDSYGRSKGKLTVDHNLAYAKLLQQRAHALGLAIGQKNSAEVSERAHNEVGFDFAFAEECFAYEECADYSDEYGSLVMDVEYTDNLPNGPFSTVCRSGDRPATTTLRDRELVGPGNRDYIYQHC, from the coding sequence GTGACCAGCCTCGTCGTGGTGCTCTGCGCCACCGGGGCGACGGCGCAGGCAGCGCCCCAGCCGTTGGCCGACGACCCCGGAGCGACGGCGATCCAGCTGCCCCCTCTGCCGGGGATCCTGGACTACCAGCTCGGCGCCGCCTACACGCCTCCGGCGGGCGTCACCATCGTGACGCGCGACAGCACCGCCTCACCGGCAGCCGGCATCTACAACATCTGCTACGTGAACGGGTTCCAGACGCAGCCCGAAGAACACGACCTCTGGCTGAACCAGCGCAAGGACCTGCTGGTCACCGGTTCCAACGGCAAGCCGATCGTCGACCCGGAATGGCCGGACGAGTTCATCCTGGACACCTCGACCGCCACCAAGCGCACCAGGCTCGCCGCGATCGCGGACGAGGCCATCACGCGGTGCTCGCAGCGCGGGTTCAAGGGGCTGGAGATCGACAACCTGGATTCCTACGGGCGGTCGAAGGGCAAGCTGACGGTCGACCACAACCTGGCGTACGCGAAGCTGCTCCAGCAGCGGGCGCACGCGCTCGGGCTCGCGATCGGGCAGAAGAACTCGGCCGAGGTGAGCGAGCGGGCGCACAACGAGGTCGGCTTCGACTTCGCGTTCGCCGAGGAGTGCTTCGCCTACGAGGAGTGCGCCGACTACAGCGACGAGTACGGGTCGCTGGTGATGGACGTCGAGTACACGGACAACCTGCCGAACGGGCCGTTCTCGACGGTGTGCCGCAGTGGTGACCGTCCTGCGACTACGACTTTGAGGGACCGGGAGCTTGTCGGGCCCGGGAATCGGGATTACATCTACCAGCACTGCTGA
- a CDS encoding tetratricopeptide repeat protein has translation MTRHHWLRSRHLADRARLRDGLDLPPVLAVVDAHRGLRGPYSAAGALMRAIAVDAFIRRPELAARHNIEVATVAPELAGAVPPAWATLEWTVADEERTRFYSRLHTLNIANGLAEFLKVYLDELGGPRTLVVENVHEADPTDHEFVAVLLRRTDLPNLVVVVGTGTDPVVDPRGELAISLSEVLAEHARATQATAVRPPAAEPADVPALAKAYVDSDCTSDDPALRAAYDQVEPQFRAALHDARRVDLVATGEPSWALGAITHHAALGGDPMGAGADSLKRAMGHCRKVGLYHASAEIGMRGRALVDHTTHPELWWHFTEGASTSLASVSRADEAEAIYDDARAVSDDPKLHMNLAYGSAMLYARHFTEDRRDFHRARGWMNLAIALASQLPDPKERAFHTVFSRNGLALVEVRQGKVGQALRLLEDGMAKLDDELAEGEHALHRSVLRYNRAQVFAMTGRLEEALVDYQAVADLDPGFPEHHFHVGTVLRKLDRNTEALEAFRRVLPLSPPFPEVHYNLADCLLELGDLEGALAEFDYVVQLDPRHVEAHVNRSSLRCDLGSPHAWQNTETGLLLAPANPHLLSLKARLLAEQGDPTTARALLEEVTRTNPTFAPAWAILGQLRYETADLPGALSDLTQAVSLADTPETRYNRAIVFEQSGRYTDAATDYRHVLDNSDDEDTRTRLEHCLSHA, from the coding sequence ATGACCCGCCACCACTGGCTCCGGTCCCGCCACCTCGCCGACCGCGCCAGGCTGCGCGACGGCCTCGACCTGCCGCCGGTCCTCGCGGTCGTGGACGCGCACCGCGGGTTGCGCGGCCCGTACTCCGCGGCGGGCGCGCTGATGCGGGCGATCGCCGTGGACGCGTTCATCCGCCGCCCCGAACTGGCCGCGCGGCACAACATCGAGGTCGCCACGGTGGCCCCCGAACTGGCCGGTGCGGTGCCGCCCGCGTGGGCGACGCTGGAGTGGACGGTCGCCGACGAGGAGCGCACCCGGTTCTACTCGCGCCTGCACACGCTCAACATCGCCAACGGGCTCGCGGAGTTCCTCAAGGTCTACCTCGACGAACTGGGCGGGCCGCGGACGCTGGTCGTGGAGAACGTCCACGAGGCCGACCCGACCGACCACGAGTTCGTCGCGGTCCTGCTGCGCCGCACCGACCTGCCGAACCTCGTGGTCGTCGTCGGCACCGGCACCGACCCGGTCGTCGATCCCCGCGGCGAGCTCGCGATCTCGTTGAGCGAGGTGCTCGCCGAACACGCCCGCGCCACCCAGGCCACCGCGGTCCGCCCACCCGCGGCCGAGCCCGCGGACGTGCCCGCACTGGCCAAGGCCTACGTGGACAGCGACTGCACCAGCGACGACCCGGCGCTGCGCGCGGCCTACGACCAGGTGGAGCCGCAGTTCCGGGCCGCGCTGCACGACGCTCGTCGGGTCGACCTGGTCGCCACCGGCGAACCGTCGTGGGCGTTGGGCGCGATCACCCACCACGCCGCCCTCGGCGGCGATCCGATGGGCGCGGGCGCCGACTCGCTCAAGCGCGCGATGGGCCACTGCCGCAAAGTGGGCCTCTACCACGCGTCCGCCGAGATCGGCATGCGCGGCCGCGCGCTCGTCGACCACACCACGCACCCCGAGCTGTGGTGGCACTTCACCGAGGGCGCCAGCACCTCACTGGCGTCGGTGAGCCGCGCCGACGAGGCCGAGGCGATCTACGACGACGCCCGCGCCGTGTCCGACGACCCCAAGCTGCACATGAACCTCGCCTACGGCAGCGCCATGCTCTACGCCCGGCACTTCACCGAGGACCGCCGCGACTTCCACCGGGCCCGCGGCTGGATGAACCTCGCCATCGCGCTGGCGAGCCAACTCCCCGACCCCAAGGAACGCGCGTTCCACACCGTCTTCAGCCGCAACGGCCTCGCGCTCGTGGAGGTGCGGCAGGGCAAGGTCGGCCAGGCGCTGCGCCTGCTGGAGGACGGCATGGCCAAGCTCGACGACGAACTGGCCGAGGGCGAACACGCCCTGCACCGCTCCGTCCTGCGCTACAACCGCGCCCAGGTCTTCGCCATGACCGGCAGGCTGGAGGAAGCACTCGTCGACTACCAGGCCGTCGCCGACCTGGACCCCGGTTTCCCCGAGCACCACTTCCACGTCGGCACCGTGCTCCGCAAACTGGACCGCAACACCGAAGCCCTGGAAGCGTTCCGCCGCGTCCTGCCGCTGTCGCCACCGTTCCCGGAAGTGCACTACAACCTCGCCGACTGCCTACTGGAACTGGGCGACCTCGAAGGCGCGCTCGCGGAATTCGACTACGTGGTCCAACTGGACCCCCGCCACGTCGAAGCCCACGTCAACCGCTCCAGCCTCCGCTGCGACCTCGGCTCCCCCCACGCCTGGCAGAACACCGAAACCGGCCTCCTCCTGGCCCCCGCCAACCCGCACCTGCTCTCGCTCAAAGCCAGACTCCTGGCAGAACAAGGCGACCCCACCACCGCCCGCGCACTGCTCGAGGAGGTCACCCGCACGAACCCCACCTTCGCCCCGGCCTGGGCCATCCTCGGCCAACTCCGCTACGAAACCGCCGACCTCCCCGGCGCCCTGTCCGACCTCACCCAAGCCGTCAGCCTCGCCGACACCCCCGAGACCCGCTACAACCGCGCGATCGTCTTCGAACAGTCAGGCCGCTACACCGACGCCGCCACCGACTACCGCCACGTCCTCGACAACTCCGACGACGAAGACACCCGCACCCGCCTCGAACACTGCCTGTCACACGCCTGA